One genomic segment of Hymenobacter psoromatis includes these proteins:
- a CDS encoding cytochrome P450, with protein sequence MKNWPQVPRIITLRSSLKSARDPIGTLNQALAHYGDTVRLYLGGVRPSVVTRDPALVQHVLQKNHRRYHKSDLTHGLLRYLGRGLLTNEGADWLRQRRLIQPGFHRQRLAGLTRLMRQAADEWVASVEAQLAESKGVVELDAHAATTRVAFCIVARSVFGDSLADSELAQLSDWLTAIQAFYISTIRQPYLRPWHWARGNYGRHDRLATRLRELVRGAIGRHQAALAAAPAGTPPPDDLLQMLLDARYEDDGAAMSENQLLDELNILLVAGHETSANALAWAFALLAHHPAAQQQLAHEIARELPAGREVEFEDLPRLPYALQVVQETLRLYPPAWIMDRVATEPDEFQGVAIAQGTLFSLYLYGLHHHPGLWPEAEQFRPERFAPGAVPAPPTYAYLPFGGGPRLCVGNQFALTELQLVLIQAVRRFEINPVGPGLPGLSPLITLRPGELRLRFSRREGVGESQ encoded by the coding sequence TTGAAAAACTGGCCCCAGGTTCCGCGGATTATCACTCTACGTAGTTCGTTGAAGTCGGCGCGCGACCCCATTGGCACGCTCAACCAGGCGCTGGCCCACTACGGTGATACCGTGCGCTTATACCTGGGCGGCGTGCGGCCCTCGGTGGTGACCCGCGACCCAGCGCTGGTGCAGCACGTGCTGCAAAAGAACCACCGGCGCTACCACAAATCGGACCTCACGCATGGGCTGCTGCGCTACCTGGGCCGGGGCCTGCTGACGAATGAGGGGGCCGACTGGCTGCGGCAGCGCCGGCTCATTCAGCCGGGCTTTCACCGGCAGCGGCTGGCGGGTCTCACGCGCCTCATGCGCCAGGCGGCCGACGAGTGGGTAGCGAGTGTAGAGGCGCAACTCGCTGAAAGCAAAGGGGTAGTGGAGCTGGATGCCCACGCCGCCACTACGCGGGTGGCCTTCTGCATCGTAGCGCGGTCGGTGTTTGGCGATAGCCTAGCCGATAGCGAGCTGGCCCAGCTCAGCGACTGGCTCACGGCCATTCAGGCATTTTACATCAGCACCATCCGTCAGCCGTATTTGCGGCCCTGGCACTGGGCGCGGGGTAATTATGGTCGCCACGACCGGCTAGCTACCCGATTGCGCGAGCTGGTGCGCGGGGCTATTGGCCGGCATCAGGCGGCCCTGGCGGCGGCCCCCGCCGGTACGCCCCCGCCCGATGACCTCCTGCAAATGCTACTCGATGCCCGCTACGAGGACGACGGCGCGGCCATGAGTGAAAACCAGCTGCTCGATGAGCTGAACATCCTGCTCGTGGCCGGCCACGAAACCTCAGCCAATGCCCTGGCCTGGGCCTTTGCGCTGCTGGCCCACCACCCCGCCGCCCAGCAGCAGCTGGCCCACGAAATAGCCCGCGAGCTGCCCGCCGGCCGGGAAGTAGAGTTTGAGGACCTGCCCCGGCTGCCCTACGCCCTGCAAGTGGTGCAGGAAACCCTGCGCCTCTACCCCCCAGCCTGGATAATGGACCGCGTAGCCACCGAGCCCGACGAGTTTCAGGGGGTAGCCATTGCCCAAGGCACGCTGTTTTCGCTCTATCTCTACGGCCTGCACCACCACCCCGGCCTGTGGCCCGAGGCCGAGCAGTTCCGGCCCGAGCGCTTCGCGCCGGGGGCCGTGCCCGCACCGCCCACCTACGCCTACCTGCCCTTTGGTGGCGGGCCGCGCCTGTGCGTAGGCAACCAGTTTGCCCTCACCGAGCTGCAGCTGGTACTGATTCAGGCGGTGCGCCGTTTCGAGATAAACCCGGTAGGGCCGGGCCTGCCGGGGCTGAGCCCGCTCATTACGCTGCGGCCCGGCGAGTTACGGCTGCGGTTCAGCCGCCGGGAGGGGGTAGGGGAGAGCCAGTAG
- a CDS encoding aldo/keto reductase: MKYNLLGNTGLKVSELCLGTMTFGSTGGRFAAINGVDQAGADALTKRSLDAGINFIDTANIYTEGQSEEMTGQALRNLGVNRYDIVLATKVRGKMGDGPNDAGLTRKHIMAQAEASLKRLNTDYIDLYQTHSFDPLTPWEETLRALDDLVRSGKVRYLGASNVAAWQLMKALGVSRHERLEKYVSLQAYYTIAGRDLERELVPLLLDQKVGLLVWSPLAGGFLSGKYTRENQKGEGRRSGFDFPPVDKDLAFNIIDKLRPMAEAKGSTVAALALAWLLHQPVVSTVIIGAKKMDQLEDNLTAIDVKFTSDELKELAEVSQLAPEYPGWMLDLTSGDRQPS, encoded by the coding sequence ATGAAGTACAATCTGTTGGGTAATACGGGCCTGAAAGTATCCGAGCTTTGCCTGGGCACGATGACCTTTGGCAGCACCGGCGGCCGCTTTGCCGCCATCAACGGGGTAGACCAGGCCGGGGCGGATGCCCTCACCAAGCGTTCGCTCGACGCGGGCATCAATTTTATTGATACGGCCAATATTTATACCGAGGGCCAGTCGGAGGAAATGACCGGCCAGGCCCTGCGCAACCTGGGCGTGAACCGCTACGACATCGTGCTGGCTACCAAGGTGCGCGGCAAAATGGGCGACGGCCCCAACGATGCGGGCCTCACCCGCAAGCATATTATGGCCCAGGCCGAGGCCAGCCTCAAGCGCCTGAATACCGACTACATCGACCTCTACCAAACCCACAGCTTCGACCCGCTCACGCCTTGGGAGGAAACCCTGCGCGCCCTCGACGACCTGGTGCGCAGCGGCAAGGTGCGCTACCTCGGGGCCAGCAACGTAGCCGCCTGGCAGCTGATGAAAGCGCTCGGCGTGTCGCGGCACGAGCGCCTCGAAAAATACGTGTCGCTGCAAGCTTACTACACCATTGCAGGGCGCGATTTGGAGCGCGAGCTGGTGCCACTGCTGCTCGACCAGAAAGTGGGCCTCCTGGTGTGGAGCCCGCTGGCCGGCGGCTTTCTCAGCGGCAAATATACCCGCGAAAACCAAAAAGGCGAAGGCCGCCGCAGCGGCTTCGACTTTCCGCCCGTTGATAAAGACCTCGCTTTCAATATTATTGATAAGCTACGGCCAATGGCTGAGGCCAAGGGCAGCACCGTGGCTGCGCTGGCGCTGGCCTGGCTGTTGCACCAGCCGGTGGTCAGCACGGTTATCATTGGGGCCAAAAAAATGGACCAGCTGGAAGATAACCTCACGGCGATAGACGTAAAATTCACCTCCGACGAGCTGAAGGAACTGGCCGAGGTAAGCCAGCTCGCCCCCGAGTATCCCGGCTGGATGCTGGACCTCACTTCCGGCGACCGCCAGCCCTCGTAA
- a CDS encoding ATP-dependent Clp protease adaptor ClpS, whose amino-acid sequence MAFPATRPQIDYQDDVLLLEEEQELRTLMVYNDDVNTFEHVIQTLIEVCGHEPEQAEQCTLLIHYKGKCAVKNGTFEELEPRCSAIHDRGISADIV is encoded by the coding sequence ATGGCTTTCCCCGCTACCCGCCCGCAGATTGATTACCAGGACGATGTGCTCCTGCTCGAAGAAGAGCAGGAACTGCGCACGCTCATGGTCTACAACGACGACGTGAACACCTTCGAGCACGTTATTCAGACGCTGATTGAGGTGTGCGGCCACGAGCCCGAGCAGGCCGAGCAGTGCACGCTACTTATTCATTATAAGGGCAAGTGCGCGGTTAAAAACGGCACCTTCGAGGAGTTGGAGCCCCGTTGCTCCGCCATTCACGACCGCGGCATTTCGGCCGATATTGTTTGA
- the recR gene encoding recombination mediator RecR, with protein MDFPSKLIENAVVELSRLPGIGKKTALRLALHLLKAESDTTANLAEALAKMRFDITYCRTCHSISDSEECSICANKLRDHALVCVVADVRDVIAIENTGQYQGVYHVLGGVISPIEGVGPADLQVDSLVARAGAEDSEIREIILAISPTMEGDTTAFYLSRRLRDFESLNISTIARGIPMGGELEYADEITLGRSIVERQRQTR; from the coding sequence ATGGATTTTCCTTCCAAGCTCATTGAAAACGCGGTAGTGGAGCTGTCGCGGCTGCCCGGCATCGGCAAAAAAACCGCCCTGCGCCTGGCGCTGCACCTGCTCAAGGCTGAGAGCGACACCACCGCCAACCTGGCCGAGGCGCTGGCCAAAATGCGCTTCGATATTACATATTGCCGCACCTGCCATAGTATTTCGGACAGCGAGGAATGCAGCATTTGCGCCAATAAGCTGCGCGACCACGCGCTGGTGTGCGTGGTGGCCGATGTGCGCGACGTCATCGCCATCGAAAATACGGGGCAGTATCAGGGCGTGTATCACGTGCTGGGCGGCGTTATCTCGCCCATCGAGGGGGTAGGGCCGGCCGACTTACAGGTGGATTCGCTGGTGGCGCGCGCCGGGGCCGAGGACTCCGAAATCCGCGAGATTATCCTGGCCATCTCGCCCACGATGGAGGGCGACACCACGGCCTTCTACCTCTCGCGCCGCCTGCGCGACTTTGAGAGCCTGAATATCAGCACCATCGCCCGCGGCATCCCAATGGGTGGCGAGCTGGAATACGCCGACGAAATCACCCTGGGCCGCAGCATCGTGGAGCGCCAGCGCCAAACGCGGTAG
- a CDS encoding glycosyltransferase, which produces MKLSVVIVNYNVCYFLEQTLLSVRAAAAALGEPVEVFVVDNHSADDSVAMVQARFPEVILLENQDNPGFSKANNQALRRATGQYQLLLNPDTLVEEATFRRCCDFMDAHTRCGGLGVQMLDGQGQFLPESKRGLPTPAVAFYKIFGLARLFPRSRTFGRYHLGFLDKEEAHEVDVLSGAFMLLRRAALEGVGLLDEDYFMYGEDIDLSYRLTRGGWQNWYFPGVRILHYKGESTKRTSVNYVFVFYRAMVIFARKHFATSQAGLFSVLINAAIWLRAGAAVAQRLAIAAAPVLLDAGLLFAGMFALKIYWERNHKYVPLPYPPQYMLVAVPLYIIVWLTTVWLSGGYDPPVRASRVVRGVAVGTVLISAVSNFFDSWRFSKALIVLGGTWAVAALVGRRVFSHWLRYGSLRLSENRPKTLAIVGSRAESQRVRQLLAQAQVPAKIIGFITPDWPANYAPTPSVADHLGTVAELPALLRIYGLTELIFCGQDLPASQIIDLMARLPAQPPVAFKILPTGSQYIIGSSHKDAPGDYYALDHSWRLGQPAQRRNKRLLDLVIAGIVLGMSPLLLWGQRCPGGLLPHVAQVLRGRRSWVGLRYLPEASRYPAVLSPADVAATAELLSSETRCRLERLYAQDYAPSFDLEVVWRGWRRLGG; this is translated from the coding sequence GTGAAGCTCTCCGTCGTTATCGTCAACTACAACGTTTGCTACTTTCTGGAGCAGACGCTGCTTTCGGTGCGAGCGGCGGCGGCGGCGCTGGGCGAGCCAGTGGAGGTATTCGTGGTGGACAACCACTCGGCCGATGATTCGGTGGCAATGGTGCAGGCGCGCTTTCCGGAGGTCATTCTCCTGGAGAACCAGGATAATCCCGGCTTTTCCAAGGCCAACAACCAAGCCCTGCGCCGCGCCACGGGCCAGTACCAGCTACTGCTGAACCCCGATACGCTGGTGGAGGAAGCCACCTTCCGGCGCTGCTGCGATTTTATGGATGCGCACACGCGCTGCGGCGGCCTGGGCGTGCAAATGCTTGATGGTCAGGGCCAGTTTTTACCCGAAAGCAAGCGCGGCCTCCCTACCCCGGCGGTAGCTTTTTATAAGATATTCGGGCTGGCGCGGCTCTTCCCACGCTCGCGCACCTTCGGGCGCTATCATTTGGGCTTTCTGGACAAGGAGGAGGCGCACGAAGTGGATGTGCTCAGCGGGGCGTTTATGCTGCTGCGCCGGGCCGCGCTGGAGGGGGTAGGGCTGCTCGATGAGGACTATTTTATGTACGGCGAGGACATCGACCTCTCGTACCGGCTCACGCGCGGCGGCTGGCAAAACTGGTATTTTCCCGGCGTCCGCATTCTCCATTACAAGGGCGAAAGCACCAAGCGCACGAGCGTCAACTACGTGTTTGTATTTTACCGGGCGATGGTCATTTTTGCCCGTAAGCACTTCGCCACGAGTCAGGCCGGGCTATTTTCGGTGCTGATAAACGCGGCCATCTGGCTGCGGGCGGGCGCGGCGGTGGCCCAGCGCCTGGCCATTGCCGCCGCCCCGGTGCTGCTCGATGCGGGCCTGCTCTTCGCCGGCATGTTTGCCCTCAAAATCTACTGGGAGCGCAACCACAAGTACGTGCCCCTGCCCTACCCCCCCCAGTACATGCTGGTGGCCGTGCCGCTCTACATTATTGTTTGGCTCACAACCGTTTGGCTGAGCGGTGGCTACGACCCGCCGGTCCGCGCCAGCCGCGTGGTGCGGGGCGTGGCGGTGGGCACGGTCCTCATTTCGGCCGTGTCGAACTTCTTCGATAGCTGGCGCTTTTCGAAGGCGCTGATTGTGCTGGGCGGCACCTGGGCGGTGGCCGCGCTGGTGGGCCGGCGGGTATTCAGCCACTGGCTGCGCTACGGCAGCCTGCGCCTGAGCGAGAACCGCCCCAAAACCCTGGCCATCGTGGGCAGCCGCGCCGAAAGCCAGCGCGTGCGCCAGCTGCTGGCCCAGGCCCAGGTGCCCGCCAAAATCATTGGCTTCATCACGCCCGATTGGCCTGCCAACTATGCTCCTACCCCCTCCGTAGCTGACCACCTCGGCACGGTGGCCGAGCTGCCCGCGCTGCTGCGCATCTACGGCCTTACCGAGCTAATTTTTTGCGGGCAGGACCTGCCCGCCAGCCAGATTATTGACCTCATGGCCCGGCTGCCGGCCCAGCCGCCGGTGGCCTTCAAGATTTTGCCGACGGGCAGCCAGTACATCATCGGCAGCAGCCACAAAGATGCCCCCGGCGACTACTACGCCCTCGACCATTCGTGGCGCCTGGGCCAGCCCGCCCAGCGCCGCAACAAGCGCCTGCTCGACCTGGTAATTGCGGGGATAGTGCTGGGAATGAGCCCCTTGCTGCTCTGGGGCCAGCGCTGCCCCGGCGGCCTGCTGCCCCACGTGGCCCAGGTGCTGCGCGGCCGCCGCAGCTGGGTGGGCCTGCGCTATTTGCCCGAAGCCAGCCGCTACCCCGCCGTGCTTTCGCCGGCCGATGTGGCGGCCACCGCCGAGCTGCTCTCCTCCGAAACCCGCTGCCGGCTAGAGCGGCTCTACGCGCAGGACTATGCTCCCAGCTTTGACCTGGAGGTAGTGTGGCGCGGCTGGCGCAGACTGGGGGGGTAG
- a CDS encoding pyridoxal phosphate-dependent aminotransferase, which yields MAPSNSAATAPADPTAYLSDRILQIQESATIAMAKKSRELAAQGVDVINLSFGEPDFQTPQYIKDAAKKAIDDGYTFYTPVPGYLDLRQAICDKLLRDNKLTYAPNQIVVSTGAKQALSNIIMALVNPGDEVIIFSPYWVSYAAQIELAEGVPVPVMGTLDNDYKATAAEFEAAITPRTKAVMYSSPCNPTGAVFSRAELGAIAEVLARHPGIFAIADEIYEYINFTDEHVSLAQFDQVKDQVITINGFSKGYAMTGWRLGYLAAHPAIAAACDKLQSQITSGTCSIAQRAGLAALQGGRASADEMVTAYQRRRDLVLNLVKDIPGLITPTPDGAFYIFPNVSAFFGRTAPDGTVIRDSSDLALYLLRDTFVSAVSGDSFGAPDCIRFSTAAADEKLTEAFARIKRSLGELK from the coding sequence ATGGCTCCCAGCAACTCTGCGGCTACCGCGCCGGCCGACCCGACCGCCTATCTCTCCGACCGCATTCTCCAGATTCAGGAGTCGGCCACCATCGCGATGGCGAAGAAAAGCCGCGAGCTGGCCGCCCAGGGCGTGGACGTGATTAACCTGAGCTTCGGCGAGCCCGATTTTCAGACCCCGCAGTACATCAAGGATGCCGCTAAGAAGGCGATTGACGACGGCTACACCTTCTACACGCCAGTACCGGGCTACCTCGACTTGCGCCAGGCAATCTGCGATAAGCTCTTGCGCGACAACAAATTAACCTACGCTCCCAATCAGATTGTGGTGAGCACTGGGGCCAAGCAGGCGCTCAGCAACATCATTATGGCGCTGGTGAACCCCGGCGACGAGGTTATCATCTTTTCGCCCTACTGGGTGAGCTATGCCGCCCAGATTGAGCTGGCCGAGGGCGTGCCCGTGCCCGTTATGGGCACGCTCGACAACGATTATAAGGCAACGGCCGCCGAGTTTGAGGCCGCCATTACGCCGCGCACCAAGGCCGTGATGTACTCCTCGCCCTGCAACCCTACGGGTGCCGTGTTCAGCCGCGCCGAGCTGGGTGCCATTGCGGAGGTGCTGGCCCGCCACCCCGGCATTTTTGCCATCGCCGACGAGATTTACGAGTACATCAACTTCACCGATGAGCACGTGAGCCTGGCGCAGTTTGACCAGGTTAAGGACCAGGTAATCACCATCAACGGCTTCTCCAAAGGCTACGCTATGACGGGCTGGCGCCTGGGCTACCTGGCCGCGCACCCCGCCATCGCAGCAGCCTGCGACAAGCTGCAGAGCCAGATTACATCCGGCACCTGCTCCATTGCGCAGCGCGCCGGCCTGGCCGCGTTGCAGGGGGGTAGGGCCTCGGCCGATGAGATGGTGACCGCCTACCAGCGCCGCCGCGACCTCGTGCTGAACCTGGTAAAAGACATTCCGGGCCTCATCACGCCTACCCCCGACGGCGCGTTCTATATCTTCCCCAACGTGTCGGCCTTCTTCGGCCGCACCGCGCCCGATGGCACGGTCATTCGCGACTCGTCGGACCTGGCGCTGTACCTGCTGCGCGACACCTTCGTGTCGGCCGTGAGCGGCGACTCGTTTGGCGCGCCCGACTGCATCCGCTTCAGCACTGCCGCGGCCGATGAGAAGCTGACTGAGGCGTTTGCGCGCATCAAGCGCAGCCTGGGGGAATTGAAGTAA
- a CDS encoding ABC-F family ATP-binding cassette domain-containing protein — MNLLSAENISKNYADRWLFQNLNFGLQLGQRIAFVGINGTGKTTLMRVLAGLENPDTGLVTRRQGMRVTYLGQQPVFDESLTVEETIFASQNDTLRAVKDYEHVVNDPNHNPDDLQRVMERMDALNAWDYESQVQQILGKLGILGELLTRNVSKLSGGQRKRVALARVLIEEPDVLLLDEPTNHLDLATIEWLENRLNSPSLTLLMVTHDRYFLDKVANEIVELDKGTMYRYQGNYSYFVEKKADREMRETVEVEKARNLFRKELEWMRRMPQARGTKQKARIDAFYITKEKASTNLSKQQLELSVKTTRQGGKIIEAEHLNKKFGDKVVLDDFSYVFKKKDRIGLVGPNGAGKSTLLNMLTGKLKPDSGTVDVGQTTVFGYYTQTELEFDPTQRVIDIVKEVAEVVELANGDVLTASQFLTLFLFPPAQQYTLVNKLSGGEKRRLQLLRVLVRNPNFLILDEPTNDLDLGTLNILEDFLLHFAGCLLIVSHDRYFLDNLAEHLFILEPGGAVLNFPGNYTDYRDYLAERETEATLEAEEKAAKAARAAAKLAPAVAPTPPPTPQPAKRRASFAEKKEFEQLEKAIAALETEKEQLVTSLAAGRGSRQELTTWPARLQAVDKELDAKGERWLELSDFV, encoded by the coding sequence ATGAACTTGTTATCCGCCGAGAATATCTCGAAGAATTACGCCGACCGCTGGCTGTTTCAGAACCTGAATTTTGGCTTGCAACTGGGGCAGCGCATTGCCTTTGTGGGCATCAATGGCACCGGTAAAACCACGCTGATGCGGGTGCTGGCCGGCCTCGAAAACCCCGATACGGGTCTCGTAACGCGCCGCCAGGGCATGCGCGTGACCTACCTGGGCCAGCAGCCGGTGTTCGACGAAAGCCTGACGGTGGAGGAAACCATCTTTGCCAGCCAGAACGACACGCTGCGCGCCGTGAAGGACTACGAGCACGTCGTGAACGACCCCAATCACAACCCCGACGACCTGCAGCGCGTGATGGAGCGCATGGACGCCCTCAACGCCTGGGACTACGAGTCGCAGGTGCAGCAAATCCTCGGCAAGCTGGGCATCCTGGGCGAGCTGCTGACGCGCAACGTGAGCAAGCTCTCGGGCGGGCAGCGCAAGCGCGTGGCCCTGGCCCGCGTGCTGATTGAAGAGCCCGACGTGCTGCTCCTCGATGAGCCCACCAACCACCTCGACCTGGCCACCATCGAGTGGCTCGAAAACCGCCTCAACTCGCCCAGCCTGACCTTGCTGATGGTGACCCACGACCGGTATTTCCTGGATAAAGTGGCCAACGAAATCGTGGAGCTGGACAAGGGCACGATGTACCGCTACCAGGGCAACTACTCGTATTTCGTGGAGAAAAAGGCCGACCGCGAAATGCGTGAAACCGTGGAGGTGGAGAAGGCCCGCAACCTGTTTCGTAAGGAGCTGGAGTGGATGCGCCGGATGCCGCAGGCGCGCGGCACCAAGCAAAAGGCGCGCATCGATGCCTTCTACATCACCAAGGAAAAAGCCAGCACCAACCTCAGCAAGCAGCAGCTGGAGCTGAGCGTGAAGACCACGCGCCAGGGTGGCAAAATCATTGAAGCTGAGCACCTTAACAAGAAGTTTGGCGACAAAGTGGTACTGGACGATTTCAGCTATGTGTTCAAGAAAAAGGACCGCATCGGGCTGGTGGGGCCCAATGGCGCGGGCAAGTCTACGCTGCTCAACATGCTGACGGGCAAGCTAAAGCCCGACAGCGGCACCGTGGACGTGGGCCAGACCACCGTATTTGGCTACTACACCCAGACGGAGCTGGAATTTGACCCCACCCAGCGCGTGATTGACATTGTGAAGGAAGTGGCCGAAGTGGTGGAGCTGGCCAACGGCGACGTGCTCACGGCCAGCCAGTTTCTGACGCTGTTTCTGTTTCCGCCGGCCCAGCAATACACACTGGTGAACAAGCTCAGCGGCGGCGAAAAGCGCCGCTTGCAGCTGCTGCGCGTGCTGGTGCGCAACCCGAACTTCCTCATTCTTGACGAGCCGACCAACGACCTGGATTTGGGCACGCTCAACATCCTGGAAGACTTCCTGCTGCACTTTGCGGGCTGCCTGCTCATCGTGAGCCACGACCGGTATTTCCTGGATAACCTGGCTGAGCACCTGTTTATATTGGAGCCGGGCGGAGCGGTGCTCAACTTCCCTGGTAACTACACCGACTACCGCGACTACCTGGCCGAGCGCGAAACCGAGGCTACCCTCGAAGCCGAGGAAAAAGCTGCCAAGGCCGCCCGCGCTGCCGCTAAGCTCGCGCCTGCCGTGGCCCCTACCCCCCCGCCCACGCCCCAACCCGCCAAGCGCCGCGCCAGCTTCGCCGAGAAAAAGGAGTTTGAGCAATTAGAAAAAGCCATTGCCGCGCTGGAAACCGAAAAGGAGCAGCTCGTGACCAGCCTCGCTGCCGGCCGGGGCTCGCGGCAGGAGCTAACGACTTGGCCGGCACGCCTGCAGGCCGTGGATAAGGAACTGGATGCCAAGGGCGAACGCTGGCTGGAATTGAGCGACTTCGTGTAG
- a CDS encoding T9SS type A sorting domain-containing protein — MNGGLPCARSCRASARPEAAQSAALPASGTTLTLPTAGLATGIYLVRLHAGDTTVTKRLTIE, encoded by the coding sequence ATGAACGGCGGGCTGCCCTGCGCGCGCAGCTGCCGGGCCAGCGCCAGGCCCGAGGCGGCCCAGTCGGCCGCGCTGCCCGCATCCGGCACCACGCTCACGCTGCCCACGGCCGGGCTGGCTACGGGGATATACCTGGTGCGCCTGCACGCCGGCGACACCACCGTGACCAAGCGCCTGACCATTGAATAA
- a CDS encoding PID-CTERM protein-sorting domain-containing protein, which produces MKNLLLAAALLLAVGAAQAQSGPPTTGPPTTNPLPPTAVPIDGGASLLLAGSVAYGLRRLRQKRRKAA; this is translated from the coding sequence ATGAAAAACCTTCTCCTAGCCGCCGCCCTGCTACTAGCCGTGGGTGCGGCCCAGGCCCAAAGCGGCCCGCCTACTACCGGCCCACCCACCACCAACCCCCTACCCCCCACGGCCGTGCCCATCGATGGCGGGGCCTCGCTGCTGCTGGCCGGCAGCGTGGCCTACGGCCTGCGCCGCCTGCGCCAAAAGCGCCGCAAGGCCGCTTAG